The Aquidulcibacter paucihalophilus genome has a window encoding:
- a CDS encoding DUF6481 family protein, with translation MRDLKQTGFTDRLTAQQEAKKALLARFKPKAAAPDPEFEKLAAKRAAEKEALRQQHELAKAEARREKAEKEAARMAANAEAQEAVEAEKRAARKERKALTKEEQKAARDARYAARKARTR, from the coding sequence ATGAGAGATCTGAAACAGACCGGCTTCACCGACCGCCTTACGGCTCAGCAGGAGGCCAAGAAGGCCCTGCTCGCCCGGTTCAAGCCCAAGGCCGCCGCCCCCGATCCCGAATTCGAAAAGCTGGCCGCCAAGCGCGCCGCCGAGAAGGAGGCGCTGCGCCAGCAGCACGAGCTCGCCAAGGCCGAGGCCCGGCGCGAGAAGGCTGAAAAGGAAGCCGCGCGCATGGCGGCCAACGCAGAGGCCCAGGAAGCCGTCGAGGCCGAGAAGCGCGCCGCCCGCAAGGAGCGCAAGGCCCTGACCAAGGAAGAACAAAAGGCCGCCCGCGACGCCCGCTACGCCGCGCGCAAGGCACGCACGCGCTGA